One Archangium violaceum genomic window, GTCCTGCGCGGCTCGCCAGCTCTCTCTGAGCCTCCAACTCCTCTTCCCCCGGACGGCTAGCTGGCGGTCTCGGGGGTGCCCCGGGTCTGGGCGCCGAGCTTGTAGTCGCCCGTGAGGAGGGCGACGAAGAAGAGGGGGCCGACGAGGGCGTGGATGAGGTTGGTGAAGAAGGAGGGGGACTTCTTCTCCCAGACGGCGTGGCCGGCGAGCTGGACGAGCCAGCCGAAGACGGCGATGCCGACGACGGTCCAGACGGGGAGGAGCCGGCCCAGGGGGATGCAGAGGGCCATGGCCACGGAGACGATGAGTCCCAGCTTCGCGTCGGCGCGCAGGTACCAGATGGACGCGAGGATCCAGGACACGAAGGCCAGCGTGAGCGAGCCACCGGGCAGCCAGGGCACGGACGCCAGCCGCACCCAGTCCAGCATCGCGACGATGTGCAGGACGATGAGGGGAATGGCGATCTTGTGGGTGAGGCGATTGGTGGGGTGTTGGTGGGAGGAGATGTACTCGTCGAACAGGGCCTGGGTATGGGGCTTGAGCATGCGGCGACTCTACCCCTCCCGGGAGTGAACGGTAGTCAACCCAGGGTGCACACGGGTGACTACCGAACTCATTCAGGCGGACCGCCGCGGCGCGTTACCTGGCGCGGTGGAAGTCCAGCCGCACCCACTCGCCCTGTTGGGCGCCCGGTTCTGGCACCAGGCCGAGGTTCACATACGCGGCCTCCACCTCCGCCTTCTGGTGCGCGAGCACGCCCGCCATCAGCAGCTTGTCCTTCACCTTGGGGGCGATGAGCGGCGCCAGCTCGATGAGTGTGTTGGCCAGGATGTTGGCCACCACCAGGTCGAAGGTGCCCTCCACCGCCGTCAGCTCCTTGCCGGACAGCTCCACGTCCGGAGTCCCGTTGTCCTGGGCGTTCTCCCTCGCCAGCTCCACCGACACCGGATCGTTGTCCGTGCCCACCACCCGGCCGGCGCCCAGCTTC contains:
- a CDS encoding DUF962 domain-containing protein; translation: MLKPHTQALFDEYISSHQHPTNRLTHKIAIPLIVLHIVAMLDWVRLASVPWLPGGSLTLAFVSWILASIWYLRADAKLGLIVSVAMALCIPLGRLLPVWTVVGIAVFGWLVQLAGHAVWEKKSPSFFTNLIHALVGPLFFVALLTGDYKLGAQTRGTPETAS